The stretch of DNA CTCCTGCTTTCCCAACATCTCCCTGCACCCGCTCATGGTCAGAGTCGTAACCTCGATGCGTCGCCAGGTCGAAGGCCACCGATAAGCCCTTTTGCCCCTGTGCCAGGTTGCGCCGATAAAACGCATTGCTTTCCTCTGCCGTCGAAAAACCTGCGTATTGCCGAATCGTCCATGGCCGAACGGTGTACATAGAGCTGTAAGGCCCTCTCAGAAATGGAGGAATACCTGCTACATAACCCAAGTGATCGACCCCTTCCAAATCGGCATCCGAAAAACGAGATTTAATTGGAATCTGTTCTGGTGTTGACCATTCAATTGGCTTAGGAGGCGTATTCCCAATATCTTTCCTAAGTGGGATTTGCTTAAAATCTGGCTTGGGCATGGCTTACTGTTTTATTGAAGCGTACTGGAGAATTTAATGTTTTTAAAAACTAAATCTCCTTCTTTCGTTCTGAGCACCAATTGCTCTCCCTTGAAGCCAAAGATTTGGACATTCGCCAGGTAGTTATAGTATTGCTTTTCGAGTTCTCCATTCACCGGACAATCTTCATTGGTGCGTCCTATTCCACCAAAGACTTTTAGTTCATTGCCACTTGCATTGTAGGTTGCATTGTAACGATTGCAAGGACCTTGCCCGAAGAGGGTCCCTGCTTCGAAGGAAAGGGTAAAGGTGGTGCCACCTGGCAATTTAGTAGGCATTTGTACCAATTCCCAAGCGGTTTGTTCTATCTTACCATCGACTAGCGGATTCTCTTGCTTGCAATTGCTCAATAGAAAAAGGGAAAGTAGCGTGCCTAAGATGCAACTGTTTTTCATGTGTTTTTACTTATATTGCTACAAAAGTAAGGAATCTTTGGTTACCTGTCTATGGCTATTTTGGTCATCGTAGCGCTGGTATGATGGTCAAAATGAGCCTCGCCAGAACGCATAGCTGACTATTTTTGCTTCCCAAATCGACCGTAGGGAGATTCATGAACACCAAAAATTAAGCAGTCAGTGAATAAAGGACCACCTCCAAACAAGCGCTAAGGTAACGTGAGTGAAAGCCCGATCTTTGGCGGATAATTGCTAAGAGCTTGCCTTGTTTAGCATAAAATTGAGCTCGCTTTCGCTCGTTCATAACCCGCTGAACAAGTCTATTCAAAAAAATCAGGCTTAGCACAATTAGCTCAAGGCCAGTTTTTACCGCCAAAGACAACGAAGGATCAAAGGTCCTAATATCGAAAGCGTCAGGATCGAATTTTTTTGCGCACCACCAATACTTTTTGATCCGAGAAATCCAAGCGAAGTCATAAACACAACAAGGGCTTTCTCATAAAAATCCGTTTCACCAATTTTCAACATTTTTCGCCCCGACCCTGAAGGGAGAAAGGTTGAAAATCGCTGAAACTCCCTTTAGGGATGGGGCGAAATTCAGCGATTTTTGACCTTTCGGACTGGTTTTCAATACAATTATTTTTTATGAGAAAGCCCTTTAAACACAACTTACGCTGCGCTTTCTGCGCAAGTATTTTGATAGTGTACTGCGTTGGGATTTTGTGCCTGATAGTAATGTACCGGAGCGATTGGAAGGTGAAAAAGTAGAAGGCTTAGTACAGGCAAGGAAGCCGCAGAAAATACCACAAGTACTCCTTGAAGGAGAAGTGACATGCCTACTGAAGGCGGTTGACAACCTAAAATGGACTTGCGAAATATCCAGGAACTGCTGGGCCATGAAAGTAGTAAAACGACGGAAATTTACACGCATATTACCAAAAAAAGTTGGGGGAAAATCAAAAGCCCTTTGGATGATTTGGAAATTTAATGCAAAAAAATTATATTTACTTAGGAACATTCGAATAATAAGTTCGGCAATTGTGGGTCGGCTATTTTGTGGCCAGGCGAGCCAAAAAACGCAGGCGTAGCCGAAGCTACGGCGAGTATTTTTGGCGAAGCATGGTCACAAAAGAGGCAGCCAGAAAGTCGAAGTTATTGTTTGAACGTTCCTTAAGCTGAAAAAATCAACCCCAAATGCCTGCATTTCCATTTTCACCTCATCAAAATGCCCTTTGGCGCCACCATCAAGGCCGCCAAAGGGCATTTGTTTTTCAAGCTGTCCACACCCCGTCTATTGCGGCCATCCAACCTATTTGGCTGGATGGCTGCAATAGACGGGGTGACAAAGCGGGTTTACCCGTTAGTTGGAGGTGACGGGGAACTGTAGTTAGCGGGCAGGCCAAGAAAACACGAACGCCTTAACGATAACACCCTGACGACAGGTGCTTTATGACAAGAAAAATGGAATATGACGATTACAATTGACTTGAAATACAATCATTATGAGCGAAATTAAAACAATAGTAGTGTGTGGAGCTACGGGCAAGCAAGGCGGGGCGGTGCTTGAGGCTCTCGTGCAAAGTGGTGCTTGGAAAGTAGTAGCCATTTCAAGAGAAACCACCAGTGATAAGGCAGAAGAGATTAAGAAAAAGGGAGTTCCGGTTATACAAGCCGACCTTGCTGACAGATCCTCGTTGGTAAACGCCTTTAAAGGAGCCTATGCCGTATATGGCGTTACCATGCCATTGAATCCGAAAGGCAAGCTCGACACAGAGTATGAATGGCTGCAAGGACAGAACATCGTGGAGGCATGCGTTGCTAAAAACATTCAGCACCTTGTTCTGAGCACGGTGCTATATGTTGAAGAAGGGCAGGAAAAAACACTTACCTACGTGAAGCGAAAAGTAGATATTGAGGGCCTGGTAAAGGAAAAGAATATACCATACACCTTTCTCTGTCCCAGTTCATTTATGGACGATTTTGGTGGCGAGTATTTGCCTGTTAAAAAAAATGTAATTACGGGTACAGCTGCCAATGATGCGAAGCTACCCCATATAGCTTGCCGTGATATTGGCAAAATGGCGGCTTTAGCGTTTGCAGATCCTGACAATTTCAAAGGCAAAAAGCTAAATCTTATTGGTGATTTTATTTCAGGAAACGAACTCGCAGAAATAGCAACAAAATTATCGGATACCAAGACTTACAAGCATAAACCTGTTCCCCTACTTCTGATGTATCTGTTTGCCAGAGAATGGATTCCTTTAAGAAAACATTTTGAACGATGGGGCCGGGAACCCTATCCTGAAGAAATACTGCGAGCAATGAAACAGACCCGGGAGCTACTTCCCGAAGCATTGACATTTGAGCAGTATCTGAAGTGGAAAGGATGGGATAAGAAACTTTAGAAACAAGAAGCCCGAACCGCTAACAAGGTATATGCGATAACGCTCCCTAAACGGTCGCACTACGCATATACAAAACGTTGAACAAAACCTCCTAAACTTCCACTCTTAATACCCTGATAATCATTTCGATACAATCATTTTCATGCTAATTTTGGTGTAGTTTTTCACCAAAAAAATAAAGCATGATGAAAAAGAATGAAGGTTATCTGACTGATCTGCGAGAATGGTTGGTACTGCGCAACTACAGTGCGGCAACAGTAAGCGCGTACACCACTGCGTTAGGTCAATTTTTAGCCTGGCGATCGTCGGTAGGTTTGGGGGTTACGATTGCGCAAGAGGATGCCCGGCGCTATTTGTTGCACCGCTATGATCAAGGCCGTCGTTGGCAGACCATCAATGGAGATTATTCGGCTATGCAAAAGTTTTTTGTACATGTATTGGGGCAGGAATGGAAGGTTGATCACCTGCCACGTCCGCGCAAAGAGCGAAGTCTGCCGGCCGTGTTGTCGGTGCAGGAGGTGGAACGGCTTATCAACGCGGGTAAGACTTACAAGCACCAGGTTTTTATGACCTTGTTGTACGGTACGGGTCTGAGGTTGAGCGAAGCGTTGAACCTGGAGATCACGCACATAGACGGCGAACGTCGACAGCTAAGGATCGTAAAAGGAAAAGGAGCCAAAGACCGCTATGTGACCATACCGGAATGCCTGCTGGAGATACTGCGCGGCTACTACCGGGTGTATCGCCCGGGTAAATTCCTGTTCAATGGCCAATACCGCAACAGCCGCTGGGCGCAGCGCAGTGCCCAATACGCACTGGAGCAGGCCAGGCAGGCTGCGGGTGTGGAAAGGCGGGTGTCGCCCCACCTGTTGCGGCATTGCTACGCGACGCACCATTTGGAAAAAGGCACCAACCTCGTATATTTGAAGGATCAAATGGGCCATAAAAACCTCAAAACTACGGCTCGTTATGTGCATCTATGTGTAGAATACCATCGGCAAGTGAAACACCCAATGGAGGGTATGCAGCTGAATTTTCGGCCCCAACAGGCGGGATAGGCGACTTGTTTCGCGATCATGGGGAGGCCTACATAGCGGCGTATCGTCCGGACTTACGTAAAATCAAACTGATCCGCTCAATACGCGTATGCAGGACAGCGGCCTTGGGTGGCAAACGGTTCACTTGCCAGGATTGTGGCCACCAATGGTATCGTTATTATTCTTGTGGCAACAGCCACTGCCCGCTGTGTCAGGGCGACAGGAGGGAGTCATGGTACGATGGGATCAACGAAAAGTTACTCCATGTTCCCTATGTGCATATGACCTTCACGCTGCCTCATGAGTTCAATGGACTGTGCCGCCTGCATCCGGAGCAGATGTATAATATGCTATTCCGTGCCGCCTGGTCTACGATACGCGACCTATGTGCCGACGCCAAACAGGTGGGAGGCCTACCTGGTATGACGGCAGTACTACACACGTGGGGTTCAGACCTGAAGCACCACGTCCATGTGCACTGCCTGGTAACCTGGGGCGGGTATGACGAGCAAACAGGGCAATGGCATTGGCCCAAAGTGAAGGGTAAGCTACTAAAGTATCGCTTGGTGCGGCGCACATTCCGCGACAATTACCTTTCCATGCTCCAATCCTGGATGAAGGACGAGCGCCACGAAAACCCCGTTTACCACCAGTCATACGAATCACTGAGTGCTGAGGTGATAAAAAAGCAATGGGTGGTGAACCAGCAGCCACCGACGGCGAAGGCGGAGGTGATCAACGCCTACCTGAGCCGCTATATATGCCGCATCGGGATATCGGACAAACGCATAGTCTATGATGCCTCCAAACAAGAGGTACGCCTAGAGTACAAGGACTACCGCCAGCAAAAAGCAGGACAGGCAGCACCTATAGCCTATCGGTCCCTCACTCCACTATTGGCCATAGATATGATATTACAGCATGTAGTGCCCGCCTACTTTCGCCGCACGCGAAACTACGGTCTGCATTTTACCACCACACGGATGCGTCTGGAAGACAAACTGCCCCAAGAAGTAAAGAAAAATCCCGACACGGTATGCGAGCTGATCCGGTTGCTCAAAGCATTGCTACGCCAGCAGTTGCCGGCATGTGAATCGTGTGGGAGTACGGCAGTGCCGAAAGAGGAGCAGGTGCCCCCAGACATGGAATATGTAAGGCGGTATCTGTATTTGGGTCGGCGAGCCCCACCGGCACCTACCCAAATGCAGACAGGCGTAGCAAATAAGGCGGCATAAGCATGGCCTGGAAGCCACTTCCAGTAAGGAGAGATATTGTTGTAAAAAAAACAAACCCCAGTTGAAACCAAAACAAGCCTGAAAAGGGGAGCACCGTCTTGTAAAAAACAGTATCTTGAAGACTCAAAACTGTTGTACAGCCCAACGGAAGAGAAACGATGTTCCCTTATAATAGCAGAGCGCTTCTCCGGGCAGGAGCTTTCGTTCAACTGAACTGTCTGCGCCTTTAGGCTGCCCTGGGTAGCTCTTTGTTGGGGCGGGCGCAGACAGTCCTTTGAGTTAGATGCAAGCTAAAAAAAATAAAACTCAAAGGAATTATGGAACTAAACATTGAATTTTTTATTGTGTGAAAAATGCATCCAGAAACTGCTTTGGAAGTGAAAGAAGGAAAAATATGCACGCTAGATAAGCAATGTAAATAATATCAACCACAATAGTGAAGCACCGCTAGCATTATAATAACGTATGAAAAAGAAAATTGAATTTGGCATTTCCACCTTTGCCGATGTTATGCCCGACCCACATACGGGCATAACTATATCACAAGCAGAACGCATTCGACAAGTGGTTGATGACATTGTCTTGGCTGACAAGTTGGGAGTTGACTTTTATGGCGTAGGCGAGCATCATAGACGAGAATTTGCGGCTTCATCGCCAGCGATAGTGTTGGCTGCGGCTGCGGGAAATACCAAACACATTACATTGGGTAGTACCGTCACAGTTTTATCGACCAGCGATCCCATTCGTGTGTATCAGGACTTTGCTACAATTGATGCCATCAGTGATGGACGAGCAGAATTGCTGGTTGGTCGTGGTGCATTTACCGAATCATTTCCTTTGTTTGGTTTCGACCTCAATCAATACGATTTATTGTTTGATGAACGACTTGAATTGTTACTTAAAGCAAGAGATAACGAATTTGTTACTTGGAGCGGAAAAACGAGAAGTCCGATTGACAACTTAGGCGTTTATCCACGTACCGAAAAACCATTGAACATCTCTATGGCCTTGGGTGGTTCGCGGAGTACAGTCATTAAAGCGGGAAAACTTGGACTTCCCGTGGTTTTAGCTATGTTAGGTGGCAATATTGTTGATTTCAGTAATTACGCAAAATTGTATCGCGCAGTAGCACAAGAAAGTGGACACGATTCGGATAAATTAAAATTCAGCGTTCACGCACACGGTTTTGTGCTTAACAACAGCAAAGAAACTGCCGACACATTTTTTCCATACATACAGTATTACAGAAATCACTTATTGGGAGAACGTGGTTTTCCGCCTTACACAAGAAGCGACTTTGATTACGCACGTTCCTCAGGACAAGGATTATTTGTAGGTGGACCCGAAGAAGTAGCTGACAAAATTATGCTACTTATCAAACATTTGAACATTGACAGGTTTATAATTCAAATGCCATTGGCGACTATGCCGCACGATATTGTTAAAGAAGCAATTGGGGTTTATGCCACAAAAGTAATTCCGCTTGTTAAAGAAAAGATTGAAGCGGGAACTATTTAAGGGCACCTCTAAAAACCACCATTTTGTTAAACACTGACAGTTTCCACAACCTTCTCCTTTTTTCCGATAATCATTTTGCGGTGTTGCAAGCCCCATGCTATCATGGCATCCAAAACCGTATTGAGGGTGTTTCCCGATTCTGTCAGTTCATACTCTACCGTAACAGGTATGGTATTATAAACAGTGCGGGTTACAATGCTGTTGACTTCCAGGTCTTTCAGTTCTTTGGAAAGCATACGGGGCGTGATTTTAGGAATTTCCCTTTCCAATTCCTTGAAGCGTTTTTTGCCATAGAGCAAAGAACCTATTATAGGCAATTTCCATTTGCCGTTCAACACGTTCATCGTGTCGTTTACGGCTAAAACAAACTCTCCCGAACACTTCTTTACCTGATCCAATTGTGATATTGTGCTCATTTTATCCTGTTTTTGCTTATGCTATACCAAAGTATAGTGCTATACTTTGGTATAGTAGTTACTAAAGTATAGCAAAAGTAAGTATCTTTGCCCAGTTAAAAAAACATTTCATTAAATAAGTAATCATGAGCAAAATATTAATCACGGGTGCAACCGGACAGCTAGGAAAGTCAACAATTAACTTTCTGCTTGAAAAAGGTGTTGCAGCAAATCAAATTTCAGCTTTGGCAAGAGATGAAGCAAAGGCAGCAGAATTAAAATCTAAGGGTGTAGATGTAAAAATAGGCAACTATGATGATTTTGATTCCCTTCGCTCTGCTATGCAAGGCGTAGAAACTTTGCTACTAATTTCTTCAAGCGAAATGACAAAAAGCAGAGCGGTGCAGCACATCAATGCGATCAAAGCTGCAAAAGAAAGTGGTGTGAAGCATATCATCTATACGGGCTTTATGAGAACCCATGACGACCCAAAATCTCCGCTTTGGTTTATAGCAGAAGATCATGTGAAAACCGAAAAATACCTGAAAGAATCCGGTATTGCTTATACCCTTTTTGCAAACGGGTTTTATTTGGATATGCTAATGGATTTCGTAGGTGAACAGGTATTAGAAACCAAAACCATTTTTGTTCCGGCAGGTGATGGAAAAATAAATATGGTACTGCGAAACGAAATTGCAGAAGCACTTGCTAATGTTTTAACTACGGGCGGTCACGAAAATAAAACATACAACATTGGAATCGAGCAACCAGTGTCGTTTGGAGAAGTTGCGAAGTACATTTCTGAAATTACCGGAGTTTCTATAAACTATGTTTCTCCCGAACCAGAAGTGTATCAGCAAACCTTAATGCAATATGGTGTACCTGAGATGTATGCACGCATGTTTGCAGCATTTGCAGTTGCTTTTGCAGCCGATACTATGAATGTTCCTACAACTGAATTGACTCAACTACTCGGTCGTAAACCAACTTCAGTTCAAGAATTTCTTTTGAATAAATTTGAAATTTAAAAAAAAATGGAAAATAAAAATAAAGTATTACACATTACAGTTTGGGTTTTACAAATATTTATGGGGCTAATGTTTCTTATGGTGGGAGGAATGAAAGCATTTTCGCCTTTAGAAAGCTTGCCACCAGAAATGGCATGGGCACTAGAAAATCCAAACTTAGTTCGGTTTGTGGGTATATCTCAGTTGTTAGGTGCTATTGGTTTGATTGTTCCTTCGCTGCTTCGGATTAAACCATTTTTAACCCCA from Saprospiraceae bacterium encodes:
- a CDS encoding META domain-containing protein, whose protein sequence is MKNSCILGTLLSLFLLSNCKQENPLVDGKIEQTAWELVQMPTKLPGGTTFTLSFEAGTLFGQGPCNRYNATYNASGNELKVFGGIGRTNEDCPVNGELEKQYYNYLANVQIFGFKGEQLVLRTKEGDLVFKNIKFSSTLQ
- a CDS encoding NmrA/HSCARG family protein translates to MSEIKTIVVCGATGKQGGAVLEALVQSGAWKVVAISRETTSDKAEEIKKKGVPVIQADLADRSSLVNAFKGAYAVYGVTMPLNPKGKLDTEYEWLQGQNIVEACVAKNIQHLVLSTVLYVEEGQEKTLTYVKRKVDIEGLVKEKNIPYTFLCPSSFMDDFGGEYLPVKKNVITGTAANDAKLPHIACRDIGKMAALAFADPDNFKGKKLNLIGDFISGNELAEIATKLSDTKTYKHKPVPLLLMYLFAREWIPLRKHFERWGREPYPEEILRAMKQTRELLPEALTFEQYLKWKGWDKKL
- a CDS encoding tyrosine-type recombinase/integrase, with the translated sequence MMKKNEGYLTDLREWLVLRNYSAATVSAYTTALGQFLAWRSSVGLGVTIAQEDARRYLLHRYDQGRRWQTINGDYSAMQKFFVHVLGQEWKVDHLPRPRKERSLPAVLSVQEVERLINAGKTYKHQVFMTLLYGTGLRLSEALNLEITHIDGERRQLRIVKGKGAKDRYVTIPECLLEILRGYYRVYRPGKFLFNGQYRNSRWAQRSAQYALEQARQAAGVERRVSPHLLRHCYATHHLEKGTNLVYLKDQMGHKNLKTTARYVHLCVEYHRQVKHPMEGMQLNFRPQQAG
- a CDS encoding transposase, which codes for MTAVLHTWGSDLKHHVHVHCLVTWGGYDEQTGQWHWPKVKGKLLKYRLVRRTFRDNYLSMLQSWMKDERHENPVYHQSYESLSAEVIKKQWVVNQQPPTAKAEVINAYLSRYICRIGISDKRIVYDASKQEVRLEYKDYRQQKAGQAAPIAYRSLTPLLAIDMILQHVVPAYFRRTRNYGLHFTTTRMRLEDKLPQEVKKNPDTVCELIRLLKALLRQQLPACESCGSTAVPKEEQVPPDMEYVRRYLYLGRRAPPAPTQMQTGVANKAA
- a CDS encoding LLM class flavin-dependent oxidoreductase, which produces MKKKIEFGISTFADVMPDPHTGITISQAERIRQVVDDIVLADKLGVDFYGVGEHHRREFAASSPAIVLAAAAGNTKHITLGSTVTVLSTSDPIRVYQDFATIDAISDGRAELLVGRGAFTESFPLFGFDLNQYDLLFDERLELLLKARDNEFVTWSGKTRSPIDNLGVYPRTEKPLNISMALGGSRSTVIKAGKLGLPVVLAMLGGNIVDFSNYAKLYRAVAQESGHDSDKLKFSVHAHGFVLNNSKETADTFFPYIQYYRNHLLGERGFPPYTRSDFDYARSSGQGLFVGGPEEVADKIMLLIKHLNIDRFIIQMPLATMPHDIVKEAIGVYATKVIPLVKEKIEAGTI
- a CDS encoding helix-turn-helix domain-containing protein yields the protein MSTISQLDQVKKCSGEFVLAVNDTMNVLNGKWKLPIIGSLLYGKKRFKELEREIPKITPRMLSKELKDLEVNSIVTRTVYNTIPVTVEYELTESGNTLNTVLDAMIAWGLQHRKMIIGKKEKVVETVSV
- a CDS encoding SDR family oxidoreductase, which gives rise to MSKILITGATGQLGKSTINFLLEKGVAANQISALARDEAKAAELKSKGVDVKIGNYDDFDSLRSAMQGVETLLLISSSEMTKSRAVQHINAIKAAKESGVKHIIYTGFMRTHDDPKSPLWFIAEDHVKTEKYLKESGIAYTLFANGFYLDMLMDFVGEQVLETKTIFVPAGDGKINMVLRNEIAEALANVLTTGGHENKTYNIGIEQPVSFGEVAKYISEITGVSINYVSPEPEVYQQTLMQYGVPEMYARMFAAFAVAFAADTMNVPTTELTQLLGRKPTSVQEFLLNKFEI
- a CDS encoding DoxX family protein; this encodes MENKNKVLHITVWVLQIFMGLMFLMVGGMKAFSPLESLPPEMAWALENPNLVRFVGISQLLGAIGLIVPSLLRIKPFLTPLAALGFATIMILAIGFHAMRSEMEAIPTNIVLLLVFAFIAWARWKKVPIQPKP